Proteins from a genomic interval of Polaribacter sejongensis:
- the rplQ gene encoding 50S ribosomal protein L17: MRHGKKHNHLGRTTSHRKAMLANMTCSLIEHKRINTTVAKAKALRVFAEPLITKSKSDTTHNRRVVFSHLRDKYAVTELFKEISVKVADRPGGYLRIIKLGNRQGDNAPMAMVELVDYNEIYNPNGKKAKKTTRRGRSKKADAPQVEGTATEEKSEE; the protein is encoded by the coding sequence ATGAGACACGGAAAAAAGCATAATCATTTAGGAAGAACTACTTCACACAGAAAGGCAATGTTAGCTAATATGACATGTTCTTTAATAGAACATAAACGTATTAACACTACAGTGGCTAAAGCAAAAGCATTAAGAGTTTTTGCAGAACCATTAATAACAAAGTCTAAAAGTGATACTACTCACAACAGACGTGTTGTATTTTCTCACTTACGTGATAAATATGCAGTTACAGAATTATTTAAAGAAATCTCTGTAAAAGTAGCAGATAGACCAGGAGGTTATCTTCGTATTATTAAGTTAGGAAATCGTCAAGGGGATAATGCTCCTATGGCAATGGTAGAATTAGTTGATTACAACGAAATTTACAATCCTAATGGTAAAAAAGCTAAGAAAACTACACGTAGAGGAAGAAGCAAAAAAGCAGATGCTCCACAAGTAGAAGGAACAGCAACAGAAGAAAAATCTGAAGAATAG
- the carA gene encoding glutamine-hydrolyzing carbamoyl-phosphate synthase small subunit, with translation MKYQTRKKALVLLADGTIFYGKSVGIEGTSTGEICFNTGMTGYQEIFTDPSYFGQLMVATNAHIGNYGVNDNEVESDGIKISGLICRNFSFTHSRVDSNGNLKDWFTKHNLVAISDVDTRALVAYIRDNGAMNAIISTDVDNIEDLKKQLAAVPTMEGLELASKVSTKEPYFVGDENAEFKISALDIGIKKNILRNLVKRGAYIKVFPYNAKFEDLAAFNPDGYFISNGPGDPEPLIEAQEVAKQIIERNLPLFGICLGHQVIALANGISTYKMHNGHRGINHPVKNLLTGKGEITSQNHGFAINREETEANENVEITHVHLNDHTVAGIRMKDKNVFSVQYHPEASPGPHDSEYLFDQFIENIMKAKAVIS, from the coding sequence ATGAAATATCAAACACGAAAAAAAGCGCTTGTTTTATTAGCAGATGGAACAATTTTTTATGGTAAATCCGTAGGAATAGAAGGAACGTCTACTGGAGAAATCTGTTTTAATACAGGTATGACAGGGTATCAAGAAATTTTTACAGATCCCTCTTATTTTGGTCAATTAATGGTTGCAACAAATGCACATATTGGTAATTATGGGGTAAATGATAATGAAGTTGAATCTGATGGAATAAAGATATCAGGTTTAATTTGTAGAAATTTTAGTTTTACACATTCTAGAGTAGATTCTAATGGTAATTTAAAAGACTGGTTTACAAAACACAATCTTGTGGCTATTTCTGATGTTGATACTAGAGCTTTAGTGGCATATATTAGAGATAATGGAGCTATGAACGCTATTATTTCTACAGATGTAGATAATATTGAAGATTTAAAAAAGCAACTTGCAGCTGTGCCTACCATGGAAGGTTTAGAATTAGCCTCTAAAGTATCTACAAAAGAACCATATTTTGTGGGTGATGAAAATGCTGAGTTTAAAATATCTGCCTTAGACATCGGAATTAAAAAGAATATTTTAAGAAATTTAGTAAAAAGAGGAGCTTATATAAAAGTTTTCCCTTATAATGCTAAATTTGAAGATTTAGCAGCTTTTAATCCTGATGGTTATTTTATTTCTAATGGACCTGGAGATCCAGAACCATTAATTGAAGCACAAGAAGTTGCTAAACAAATTATAGAAAGAAATTTACCTTTATTTGGTATTTGTTTAGGACATCAAGTAATTGCTTTGGCTAACGGAATTTCTACTTATAAAATGCACAATGGTCATAGAGGAATTAATCATCCTGTAAAAAACTTATTGACAGGTAAAGGAGAAATTACTTCACAAAATCATGGTTTTGCTATCAATAGAGAAGAAACAGAAGCTAATGAGAATGTAGAAATTACACATGTTCATTTAAATGATCATACAGTTGCAGGAATTCGTATGAAAGATAAGAATGTTTTTTCTGTACAATATCACCCAGAAGCAAGCCCAGGACCTCATGATTCTGAGTATTTATTTGATCAATTTATAGAAAATATTATGAAGGCAAAAGCAGTGATAAGTTAA
- the eno gene encoding phosphopyruvate hydratase — protein sequence MSIIISVHARQIFDSRGNPTVEVDVTTENGILGRAAVPSGASTGEHEAVELRDGGKDYMGKGVLKAVSNVNNIIAAELLGTSVFEQNAIDQLMIDLDGTPNKSKLGANAILGVSLAAAKAAANELGMPLYRYVGGVSANTLPLPMMNIINGGSHSDAPIAFQEFMIMPVKAKTFTEALKMGSEIFHNLKKVLHDRGLSTAVGDEGGFAPNLAGGTEDALETIALAVKNAGYVFGEEIKIALDCASAEFYVDGKYDYTKFEGETGKIRTSKEQADYLAELAAKYPIISIEDGMDENDWDGTKYLTELIGDKVQLVGDDLFVTNVERLAKGIENGIANSILIKVNQIGSLTETIAAVNMAKNAGYTSVMSHRSGETEDNTIADLAVALNCGQIKTGSASRSDRMAKYNQLLRIEEELGATAYFPGEKAFNL from the coding sequence ATGAGTATAATAATTAGCGTTCACGCACGTCAAATTTTTGATTCAAGAGGTAATCCAACAGTAGAAGTAGATGTAACTACAGAAAACGGAATTTTAGGTAGAGCAGCAGTTCCTTCTGGAGCTTCTACCGGGGAGCACGAAGCAGTAGAATTACGTGATGGTGGTAAAGATTACATGGGTAAAGGTGTTTTAAAAGCAGTATCTAATGTAAATAACATTATTGCTGCAGAATTATTAGGTACATCTGTATTTGAACAAAATGCAATTGATCAATTAATGATTGATTTAGATGGTACACCAAATAAATCTAAATTAGGAGCAAATGCAATTTTAGGAGTTTCTTTAGCTGCTGCTAAAGCTGCTGCTAATGAGTTAGGGATGCCTTTATACAGATATGTAGGTGGTGTTTCTGCTAATACTTTACCATTACCAATGATGAATATCATTAATGGTGGTTCTCATTCAGATGCTCCGATTGCATTTCAAGAATTTATGATTATGCCAGTTAAAGCTAAAACTTTTACTGAAGCTTTAAAAATGGGTTCTGAAATTTTTCATAACTTAAAGAAAGTTTTACACGATAGAGGTTTATCTACAGCTGTTGGTGATGAAGGAGGATTTGCTCCTAATTTGGCAGGTGGTACTGAAGATGCTTTAGAAACTATTGCTTTAGCAGTTAAAAATGCAGGTTATGTTTTTGGAGAAGAAATTAAAATTGCATTAGACTGTGCTTCTGCAGAGTTTTACGTTGATGGAAAATACGACTATACTAAATTTGAAGGTGAAACTGGAAAAATTAGAACAAGTAAAGAACAAGCAGATTATTTAGCTGAATTAGCTGCTAAATATCCTATTATTTCTATTGAAGATGGAATGGATGAAAATGACTGGGATGGTACAAAATACCTTACTGAATTAATTGGTGATAAAGTTCAATTAGTAGGTGATGATTTATTTGTAACAAATGTAGAGCGTTTGGCTAAAGGAATTGAAAACGGTATTGCAAATTCTATTTTAATTAAAGTAAACCAAATTGGTAGTTTAACTGAAACTATTGCAGCTGTAAATATGGCTAAAAATGCAGGTTATACTTCAGTAATGTCTCATAGATCTGGTGAAACAGAAGATAATACTATTGCAGATTTAGCAGTAGCATTAAACTGTGGACAAATTAAAACGGGTTCTGCTTCTCGTTCAGATAGAATGGCAAAATACAACCAATTATTACGTATTGAAGAAGAATTAGGAGCAACTGCTTATTTCCCAGGAGAAAAAGCTTTTAACTTATAA
- a CDS encoding citrate synthase: MSDTAKLQIGDKSYEFPIVKGTENELAIDIKTLRGATNGVITIDPGYKNTGSCESAITFLDGEKGILRYRGYSIEELAEKADFLEVSYALIFGNLPTKSELDKFHNDIRDHSLVDDDVRKILEAFPKTAHPMGVLSSLTSALTAFNPSSVNIESSEDMYNAIVRIMAKFPVLVAWTMRKQKGMHLNYGQKSLGYVENLMFMMFKQPNEDFVINPIVKDALDKLLILHADHEQNCSTSTVRIVGSSHAGLFASLSAGISALWGPLHGGANQAVLEMLEGIRADGGDTKKYMAKAKDKNDPFRLMGFGHRVYKNFDPRAKIIKAAADDVLNDLGVEDPILDIARSLEQEALNDPYFVERKLYPNVDFYSGIIYRAMGIPTEMFTVMFALGRLPGWIAQWKEMRLKKEPIGRPRQIYTGENLRPFVGLEKR, translated from the coding sequence ATGTCAGATACAGCTAAATTACAAATTGGGGATAAATCTTATGAGTTTCCGATCGTAAAAGGAACAGAGAATGAACTAGCCATAGATATAAAAACCTTAAGAGGTGCAACTAATGGAGTTATAACTATAGATCCTGGTTATAAGAATACAGGCTCTTGTGAAAGTGCAATTACTTTTTTAGATGGAGAAAAAGGAATTTTACGCTATAGAGGTTATTCAATTGAAGAGTTAGCTGAAAAAGCAGACTTTTTAGAAGTTTCTTATGCTTTAATATTTGGTAACTTACCTACAAAATCAGAATTAGATAAATTTCATAATGATATTAGAGACCATTCTTTAGTTGATGATGATGTTAGAAAGATTTTAGAAGCTTTTCCAAAGACAGCTCACCCAATGGGAGTTTTGTCTTCTTTAACAAGCGCATTAACGGCATTTAACCCTTCTTCTGTAAACATTGAGTCTAGTGAAGATATGTATAATGCTATTGTACGTATTATGGCTAAATTTCCAGTTCTAGTAGCTTGGACTATGCGTAAGCAAAAAGGAATGCACTTAAATTATGGACAAAAATCTTTAGGATATGTAGAGAATCTTATGTTTATGATGTTTAAACAACCTAATGAAGATTTTGTAATAAACCCAATTGTTAAAGATGCATTAGATAAATTATTGATTTTACATGCAGATCATGAACAAAACTGTTCTACTTCTACAGTAAGAATTGTAGGTTCTTCTCACGCTGGTTTATTTGCTTCTCTTTCTGCAGGAATTTCTGCACTTTGGGGGCCATTACATGGTGGAGCAAACCAGGCGGTATTAGAAATGTTAGAAGGAATTAGAGCTGATGGTGGTGATACTAAAAAGTACATGGCCAAAGCAAAAGATAAAAATGATCCTTTCCGTTTAATGGGATTTGGACATAGAGTTTATAAAAACTTCGATCCTAGAGCTAAAATTATTAAAGCTGCAGCAGATGATGTTTTAAATGATTTAGGAGTTGAAGATCCTATTTTAGATATCGCAAGAAGTTTAGAGCAAGAAGCTTTAAATGATCCTTATTTTGTAGAAAGAAAATTATACCCGAATGTAGATTTTTATTCAGGTATTATTTACAGAGCTATGGGAATTCCAACAGAAATGTTTACGGTAATGTTTGCTTTAGGACGTTTACCAGGTTGGATTGCTCAATGGAAAGAAATGCGTCTTAAAAAAGAACCAATAGGTAGACCACGTCAAATTTATACAGGAGAAAATTTAAGACCTTTTGTAGGTTTAGAAAAAAGATAA
- a CDS encoding dimethylarginine dimethylaminohydrolase family protein: protein MLELNIKNETARLRAVILGTAKSNGGVPKVEDCYDPKSIEHVLAGTYPKESAMNLEMEAVAEVLKKYDVEVFRPDIIENYNQIFARDIAFVIEDTFIEANILPDREKEYKAIDKVISQIDPSKVVVLPKECHVEGGDVMPWNEYIFVGTYSGSDYADYITARTNMDAIIALQELFPEKIVKSFELRKSNTNAKDNALHLDCCFQPIGKDKAILHKNGFLVEREYEWLVNFFGKENIFEITKDEMYSMNSNVFSISEEVIISEKNFTRLNTWLRENGFTVEEVAYSEIAKQEGLLRCSTLPLIRD from the coding sequence ATGTTAGAACTAAATATAAAAAACGAAACAGCTAGATTAAGAGCTGTAATTTTAGGTACTGCCAAAAGTAATGGAGGAGTACCAAAAGTTGAAGACTGTTATGATCCTAAGAGTATAGAACACGTTTTAGCGGGTACATATCCTAAAGAATCTGCAATGAACTTAGAGATGGAAGCTGTTGCGGAAGTTTTAAAAAAGTATGATGTAGAAGTATTTAGACCAGATATAATTGAAAATTACAATCAAATATTTGCTAGAGATATTGCTTTTGTAATAGAAGACACTTTTATAGAAGCTAATATTCTACCAGACAGAGAAAAAGAATATAAAGCGATAGATAAAGTTATCTCACAAATAGATCCTTCTAAAGTGGTTGTTTTACCCAAAGAATGTCATGTAGAAGGTGGTGATGTAATGCCGTGGAATGAATATATTTTTGTTGGTACCTATTCTGGAAGTGATTATGCCGATTATATTACAGCACGTACAAATATGGATGCTATAATTGCGCTTCAAGAATTATTTCCTGAAAAAATAGTAAAATCTTTTGAGTTAAGAAAATCGAATACCAACGCTAAAGATAATGCGTTGCATTTAGACTGCTGTTTTCAACCAATAGGAAAAGACAAGGCTATTCTTCATAAAAACGGTTTTTTAGTTGAAAGAGAATATGAATGGTTGGTAAATTTCTTTGGAAAGGAAAACATTTTTGAGATAACTAAAGATGAAATGTATAGTATGAATAGTAATGTTTTTTCAATTTCTGAAGAAGTTATTATTTCTGAAAAAAACTTTACAAGATTAAACACTTGGCTTAGAGAAAATGGTTTTACCGTAGAGGAAGTAGCATATTCAGAAATAGCAAAACAAGAAGGGTTGCTTAGATGTTCTACGTTGCCTTTAATAAGAGATTAA
- a CDS encoding DUF4369 domain-containing protein: MSIFADEKYRFMKKIITLLVLSILITACSSKKEGNMTVQGQIKGLKKGTLYLQKMKDTLLVSVDSVKLLGSDKFTLKDNVESPVLYYLTFDGNTSDKRILFFGEKGIITINDNVEKFGYTPEITGSKNQEILDKYNKIKHKFQDQRLEFIKKDFDAKKADNQELITQLEKDYQNLSRRRVLFTTNFALTNADYEVAPYIGLTEMYDASLKMLDTVNNSLSDNVKNSDYGKRFQEYLNSIKEK, translated from the coding sequence ATGAGCATATTTGCAGACGAAAAATATAGATTTATGAAGAAAATTATTACGCTTTTAGTCCTTTCAATTTTAATTACAGCATGTTCTTCTAAAAAAGAAGGAAATATGACTGTGCAAGGACAAATTAAAGGTCTTAAGAAAGGGACTCTATACCTTCAAAAAATGAAAGATACATTATTAGTATCTGTAGATTCTGTAAAATTGTTAGGTAGCGATAAATTTACTTTAAAGGATAATGTAGAATCTCCTGTACTTTATTATTTAACGTTTGACGGAAATACAAGTGATAAAAGAATTCTCTTTTTTGGTGAAAAAGGAATTATTACCATTAATGATAATGTAGAAAAGTTTGGCTATACTCCAGAAATAACAGGATCTAAAAATCAAGAAATTTTAGATAAGTATAACAAAATCAAACATAAATTTCAGGACCAGCGATTAGAATTCATTAAGAAAGATTTTGATGCTAAAAAAGCAGACAATCAAGAATTAATTACGCAATTAGAAAAAGACTATCAAAATCTTTCTAGAAGAAGAGTTTTATTTACAACCAATTTTGCACTTACAAATGCAGACTATGAAGTTGCACCTTATATTGGCTTAACAGAAATGTATGATGCTAGTTTAAAAATGTTGGATACGGTGAATAATTCTTTATCAGATAATGTAAAAAACTCAGATTACGGAAAACGTTTTCAAGAATACTTAAATTCTATCAAAGAAAAATAG
- a CDS encoding DUF819 domain-containing protein has protein sequence MTTPTFTNDAIVFGILMLSLGFVFYTENIKSGFWHKFYKIVPGLFMAYFIPAIFTTAGIISPEWETLSTAGEVVKGKSQLYYISSRFLLPAALVLMTLSIDLKAIFNLGSKALIMFFTGTVGIIIGGPIAILLISIFSPETVGGSDFDAVWRGLSTLAGSWIGGGANQTAMLEIYKYNPAKYGGMVFVDIVVANVWMAILLIGIGKKDKIDKWLGADTSAIEDLKDKVSLFAKKVKRNPSVTDFMIILAIAFGTVGLGHFTAAYLSSFFSDLVAGIESETWRNIFTFLGSSFFWLISISTVIAVILSFTKAKNYEGAGASKIGSVFIYILVATIGMKMDLAMIFDNVGLIAIGLVWMSIHAGLLVFVAKLIKAPYFFLALGSQANVGGAASAPIVAQAFHPSLATVGVLLAVFGYAIGTIGAILCTILMELSATL, from the coding sequence ATGACAACACCCACTTTTACAAATGACGCAATCGTTTTTGGAATCTTAATGTTATCACTCGGTTTCGTTTTCTATACGGAAAATATAAAAAGTGGTTTCTGGCATAAATTCTACAAGATTGTACCAGGTTTATTTATGGCATATTTCATTCCTGCTATTTTTACTACTGCCGGCATCATATCCCCAGAATGGGAAACATTAAGTACGGCAGGAGAAGTTGTAAAAGGAAAATCGCAATTGTATTATATTTCTAGTCGATTTTTATTGCCTGCTGCCTTAGTTTTAATGACACTAAGTATCGATTTAAAAGCTATTTTCAACCTAGGTTCTAAAGCATTAATTATGTTTTTTACGGGAACTGTAGGTATTATTATTGGAGGACCAATAGCTATTTTATTAATTTCAATTTTCTCTCCAGAAACGGTTGGTGGCTCTGACTTTGATGCTGTTTGGCGTGGTTTATCTACACTTGCAGGAAGTTGGATTGGTGGTGGTGCAAACCAAACTGCCATGTTAGAAATTTACAAATACAACCCTGCAAAATATGGAGGAATGGTGTTTGTAGATATTGTAGTTGCTAATGTTTGGATGGCTATTCTATTAATAGGAATTGGTAAAAAAGACAAAATAGACAAATGGTTGGGTGCAGATACTTCTGCCATAGAAGATTTAAAAGATAAAGTTTCTTTATTTGCTAAGAAAGTAAAAAGGAATCCTTCTGTAACAGACTTTATGATAATTCTTGCCATTGCGTTCGGTACTGTTGGTTTAGGTCATTTTACTGCAGCATATTTAAGTTCTTTTTTTAGTGATTTAGTTGCAGGTATAGAGTCTGAAACATGGAGAAACATCTTTACTTTCTTAGGTTCTAGTTTCTTTTGGTTGATTAGCATTTCTACCGTTATTGCAGTAATCTTATCTTTTACAAAAGCAAAAAATTACGAAGGGGCGGGTGCAAGTAAAATTGGAAGTGTATTTATTTACATTTTGGTTGCTACCATTGGTATGAAAATGGATTTAGCAATGATTTTTGACAATGTAGGGTTAATTGCTATTGGTCTTGTTTGGATGTCTATTCATGCTGGATTATTAGTGTTCGTTGCCAAATTAATAAAAGCTCCTTATTTCTTTTTAGCACTTGGTAGTCAAGCAAATGTTGGTGGTGCTGCTTCTGCCCCAATTGTAGCGCAAGCATTTCATCCTTCTTTAGCTACTGTTGGTGTTTTATTAGCTGTTTTTGGGTATGCTATAGGAACAATTGGTGCTATTTTATGTACCATTTTAATGGAATTATCAGCAACACTTTAA
- a CDS encoding DUF2490 domain-containing protein, whose translation MKNKILIICLILYCFQVNAQSSAESKLGTWYMYNGSYKLSKNIKLTTNAHFRYYELASEYQQEIYRLGVNYAFNNKMNVTAGSVYSITDTSYKKDAADLYEYRFYQDLNYKDNWNKIRVKHRVRLAQRFKRKNATNEVAHRIRYGLFLNYPISKNWETYTFSELFIKFATKAYSQNRTGAGILKKIDDNLKLKLGYFYTKFSNSDLHRLQVGIILKTDFTKKTI comes from the coding sequence ATGAAAAACAAAATACTAATTATCTGTTTAATACTTTACTGTTTTCAAGTAAATGCACAATCTTCCGCTGAAAGCAAATTAGGTACTTGGTATATGTACAATGGTTCTTATAAACTTTCTAAAAACATCAAACTTACCACCAATGCCCATTTTAGGTATTATGAACTAGCATCAGAATATCAACAAGAAATTTATAGGTTGGGAGTCAATTATGCTTTTAATAATAAAATGAACGTTACAGCTGGTAGTGTATATTCCATAACTGACACTTCTTACAAAAAAGATGCTGCAGATTTATATGAATATCGTTTTTATCAAGATTTAAACTATAAAGATAATTGGAATAAAATTAGAGTAAAACATCGTGTACGATTAGCACAAAGATTTAAAAGAAAAAACGCAACAAATGAGGTTGCCCACAGAATACGATATGGCTTATTTTTAAACTATCCAATTTCTAAAAATTGGGAAACTTACACTTTTAGCGAGCTTTTTATAAAATTTGCAACCAAAGCTTATAGTCAAAATAGAACGGGTGCAGGTATTCTTAAAAAAATCGATGATAATCTAAAACTAAAATTAGGTTACTTTTACACAAAATTTTCAAATAGTGATCTTCATAGGTTACAAGTAGGAATAATTTTAAAAACAGACTTTACAAAAAAAACAATTTAA
- a CDS encoding Arc family DNA binding domain-containing protein gives MAKKKAFALRVNEDMIKAIEKWAADEFRSTNGQIEWMLMQALKEAKREPKKKEE, from the coding sequence ATGGCAAAGAAAAAAGCATTCGCGTTGCGAGTAAATGAAGACATGATAAAAGCTATTGAAAAATGGGCTGCAGATGAATTTCGTTCTACAAACGGACAGATAGAATGGATGCTTATGCAAGCACTTAAGGAAGCTAAAAGAGAACCTAAAAAGAAGGAAGAATAA
- a CDS encoding alpha/beta hydrolase family protein: MIRFITYIIITIFGTLVSLAQVKSEEILIKNGTIELPGTLTFTEENSPLIIWVHGSGPVDRDGNQPTQNVKANYIKQFRDSINKENIAFFSYDKRTANKNNSKLLANTKISDFTLDAEKVIAHFKKDNRFSKIILVGHSQGSLIAMMASKEVDKYISIAGTGEQIDETIIKQITKNNAPMGVAARKQFDTLRVKGKIETVHPFLMSIFGKPNQDFLYDWMQLNPKTEIKKLKIPVLIINGDKDLQVTIEDAKMLHAANTDSKLVIIENMNHVLKDIQKEEDNIKSYYSSEYQISDKLIETISLFIKK; the protein is encoded by the coding sequence ATGATTCGTTTTATTACTTATATCATCATCACAATCTTTGGGACACTCGTTTCTTTAGCACAAGTAAAATCCGAAGAAATTTTAATAAAAAATGGAACAATAGAACTTCCAGGAACCTTAACTTTTACGGAAGAAAATTCGCCTTTAATTATTTGGGTTCATGGCTCTGGACCTGTAGACAGAGACGGAAATCAGCCTACACAAAATGTAAAAGCAAACTATATTAAACAATTTAGAGATTCCATCAACAAAGAAAATATTGCATTTTTTAGTTACGATAAAAGAACCGCTAACAAGAATAACAGCAAGTTACTAGCAAATACAAAAATATCCGATTTTACATTGGATGCAGAAAAAGTAATTGCACATTTTAAAAAGGACAACCGTTTTTCTAAAATTATTTTAGTCGGCCATAGTCAAGGTTCATTAATTGCAATGATGGCTTCTAAAGAGGTCGATAAATACATTTCTATTGCTGGTACAGGAGAACAAATTGATGAAACAATTATAAAACAAATCACAAAAAACAACGCTCCAATGGGTGTTGCAGCCAGAAAACAATTTGATACTTTAAGAGTAAAGGGGAAGATTGAAACTGTACATCCGTTTTTAATGAGCATATTTGGGAAACCTAATCAGGATTTTTTATACGATTGGATGCAGTTGAACCCTAAAACCGAAATTAAAAAATTAAAGATTCCTGTTTTAATTATTAATGGAGATAAAGATTTACAAGTAACCATTGAAGATGCTAAAATGTTGCATGCTGCAAATACAGATTCTAAATTGGTAATTATAGAAAACATGAATCATGTTTTAAAGGACATTCAAAAAGAAGAAGACAATATAAAATCTTACTATTCTTCGGAATATCAAATCTCAGATAAACTAATAGAAACCATTAGTTTATTTATAAAAAAATAA
- a CDS encoding DUF4177 domain-containing protein, with amino-acid sequence MKEYKFLKQKISWSNSQKNFEDEINEHAKQGWRVINVYANTNGGVYAVLEKDKNL; translated from the coding sequence ATGAAAGAGTACAAATTTTTAAAACAAAAAATAAGTTGGTCTAACAGCCAGAAAAATTTTGAAGATGAAATAAATGAACACGCTAAACAAGGTTGGCGCGTAATTAATGTATATGCAAATACCAATGGTGGCGTTTATGCCGTTTTAGAAAAAGATAAAAATCTTTAA
- a CDS encoding SPFH domain-containing protein, with amino-acid sequence MKAEKIIKPANGYLMLLIVLLLFIGGIVLSALEETIVYMIVSLIGFIGFFGFILVNPNTSKVILLFGKYVGTIKANGMYWANPLYKKKTISLRASNFDSERLKVNDKLGNPIMISTILVWRVTDTYKAAFDVDNYENFVRVQTDAAVRKLASMYPYDNFADEGHDEDITLRSSVNEVSEALEKEIDERLTIAGIEVLEARIGYLAYANEIASAMLKRQQATAIVAARHKIVQGAVEMVEMALNELSRKQIVELDDERKAAMVSNLLVILCGDKEASPVVNAGTLSH; translated from the coding sequence ATGAAAGCAGAAAAAATTATTAAACCAGCAAACGGTTATTTAATGTTATTAATCGTACTACTATTATTTATTGGCGGAATTGTATTATCTGCATTGGAAGAAACAATTGTATATATGATTGTTAGTTTAATTGGCTTTATTGGTTTCTTCGGATTTATTCTTGTAAACCCAAATACTTCTAAAGTAATTTTATTGTTTGGTAAATATGTTGGTACTATTAAGGCGAATGGAATGTATTGGGCAAATCCGCTTTATAAGAAAAAAACAATTTCTTTAAGAGCTAGTAATTTTGATTCTGAACGTTTAAAAGTAAATGACAAATTAGGGAATCCAATTATGATTTCTACCATTTTGGTTTGGAGGGTTACAGATACGTATAAAGCTGCTTTTGATGTTGATAATTACGAAAACTTTGTACGTGTGCAAACAGATGCGGCCGTTAGAAAATTAGCAAGTATGTATCCGTATGATAATTTTGCAGATGAAGGTCATGATGAAGATATTACTTTACGTTCTAGTGTTAACGAGGTTTCTGAAGCTTTAGAAAAAGAAATTGATGAGCGTTTAACAATTGCAGGTATTGAAGTTTTAGAAGCAAGAATTGGGTATTTAGCCTATGCTAATGAAATTGCCTCAGCCATGTTAAAAAGACAACAAGCAACTGCAATTGTAGCAGCAAGACATAAAATTGTACAAGGTGCTGTAGAAATGGTAGAAATGGCTTTAAACGAATTAAGTAGAAAACAAATTGTTGAGTTAGATGATGAACGCAAAGCTGCAATGGTAAGTAATTTATTGGTTATTTTATGCGGAGATAAAGAAGCGTCTCCGGTTGTAAATGCAGGTACTTTGAGTCATTAA